A single Abyssisolibacter fermentans DNA region contains:
- a CDS encoding MarR family winged helix-turn-helix transcriptional regulator, with the protein MQENQIKLLNVLLHRINKALDNSELEKQFKKLQGLTTIEIGIINLVSENPDIILKEISDILETPKSTLTSAIDRLEKRNYLTRFISKRDRRSFGLKLTEEGKLAQKEHLELEHVVCSRLLNALDDDNEKEELLSLLNKIASKIEE; encoded by the coding sequence ACATAGAATAAATAAGGCTTTAGATAATAGTGAATTGGAAAAGCAATTTAAAAAATTACAAGGACTAACTACTATAGAAATAGGAATTATAAATTTGGTTTCAGAAAATCCAGATATTATATTGAAAGAAATAAGCGATATTCTAGAAACACCAAAAAGTACGTTAACGAGTGCTATAGATAGGTTAGAAAAGAGAAATTATTTGACAAGATTTATAAGTAAAAGAGACAGACGTTCATTTGGATTAAAATTAACAGAAGAAGGAAAGCTTGCACAAAAGGAACATTTAGAATTAGAACACGTTGTATGTAGTAGGTTATTAAATGCTTTAGATGATGATAATGAAAAAGAGGAATTGTTAAGCTTGCTTAATAAGATAGCAAGTAAAATTGAAGAATAA
- a CDS encoding ECF transporter S component, with protein sequence MKIEKNRWTTRRIVILALLAAFNLVATFINIPIGASMMHLGTTALFITALLLNPIDAAIASGGGMFLFDIIGGFVAYAPFTLIIKGAMAFVVSLIVHKYEGNGLRMKVNLFAYIIGGIVSLVGYYFTNVFFLGNFIAPLSKIPGSLLTTTVGIIIALPIGIQVKKAYMKLN encoded by the coding sequence ATGAAAATAGAGAAAAATAGATGGACTACTAGAAGAATTGTAATTTTGGCATTGCTTGCTGCATTTAACTTGGTCGCTACATTTATTAACATACCTATAGGTGCAAGTATGATGCATTTAGGGACAACAGCTCTTTTTATAACTGCACTTTTATTAAATCCTATAGATGCAGCAATTGCTTCTGGTGGAGGAATGTTTTTATTTGATATTATAGGCGGATTTGTTGCTTATGCACCATTTACATTAATAATTAAAGGGGCTATGGCTTTTGTAGTATCCTTGATAGTACATAAATATGAAGGTAATGGGCTTAGAATGAAAGTAAATTTATTTGCATATATTATTGGAGGAATTGTATCATTAGTTGGGTATTATTTCACAAATGTTTTCTTTTTGGGGAATTTTATTGCTCCATTAAGTAAAATTCCAGGATCATTATTAACTACAACAGTAGGAATTATAATAGCTTTACCTATCGGTATACAAGTAAAAAAAGCATATATGAAATTAAATTAA
- a CDS encoding DUF2785 domain-containing protein codes for MNKGELKVLLKTVKENNYEVPKGYKSFDLALEMVDYLGDTDGELRDKLCFSILSKWIIDNVLTKEEIYKILYICLDENHLLCGLGRTDDTSFVRAFSVLIVGSVLYNHRHDKFLSKNDIDIIFEKVIKFYDEDIDVRGYVEGKGWIDSVCHGADTLDELARCEEIDYNDLKRILSSIHNKIIISKYGYIYEEDERIVTAVVSVLERKQIPEVEIIQWIKSFEKMTEVKVYPHDLIIYVNVKNLFRSLYFRLNNRFEFQNIVDVLHEILENTNRYKNNTYN; via the coding sequence GTGAATAAAGGAGAATTAAAAGTTTTACTAAAAACAGTAAAAGAAAACAATTATGAAGTACCAAAAGGTTATAAATCGTTTGATTTAGCTTTAGAAATGGTTGATTATTTAGGTGATACAGATGGAGAGCTTAGAGACAAGTTGTGTTTTTCTATTCTATCAAAATGGATAATAGATAATGTCTTAACAAAAGAAGAAATTTATAAAATACTCTATATCTGTTTGGATGAAAATCATTTATTATGTGGACTTGGTAGAACAGATGATACTTCATTTGTAAGAGCTTTTTCAGTTTTAATAGTAGGCTCAGTTTTGTATAATCATAGACATGATAAATTTTTATCTAAAAACGATATAGATATTATTTTTGAAAAAGTTATAAAATTCTATGATGAAGATATAGATGTAAGAGGTTATGTAGAAGGAAAAGGATGGATAGATAGCGTTTGTCACGGAGCTGATACTTTGGATGAATTAGCAAGGTGTGAAGAGATTGATTACAATGATCTAAAAAGAATACTATCTTCTATACATAATAAAATAATCATAAGTAAATACGGGTACATTTATGAAGAAGATGAAAGAATAGTTACAGCGGTAGTGTCAGTATTAGAAAGAAAACAAATACCTGAGGTTGAAATAATTCAGTGGATAAAAAGTTTTGAAAAAATGACAGAAGTTAAAGTATATCCACATGATCTTATAATCTATGTTAATGTTAAAAACCTTTTTAGAAGTTTATATTTTAGATTAAATAATAGGTTTGAGTTTCAAAATATTGTAGATGTTTTACATGAAATTTTAGAAAATACTAATAGGTACAAAAACAACACTTATAATTGA
- a CDS encoding Ig-like domain-containing protein — MSNKKSILVFMLALSLLFVNLPFSSNVLAQSNNTIKIAPDGELFIVRAVDGAISINNTKCPDFIINFDNIEKNDICILDVANNLEIPFKDFILRSGDDIYTKSTLTLNPDKQYILKIQHANGTYTANLIIDEQALPLDFEPYADSYQYYTPRFNYMILAFTKPLDTNFDLSNFVLTDQNNNIIPLAKVERACGCYDQLIITPSEKLAPNNTYTLSVPAGSIKSINNEVYNEDIIVEFEHVLFDFEPYENSSYYTYQYNYIKLNFTKSIKTQFDISNFVLTDENNNIISLDHIERAYECYDILLVIPSQRLTPNKTYTLSVSAGSVKSIYNEVYDKDIIVDFECIQ; from the coding sequence ATGAGTAATAAAAAATCAATTTTAGTTTTTATGTTAGCTTTATCATTACTATTTGTTAATTTACCATTTTCATCAAATGTTTTAGCACAAAGTAATAATACTATAAAAATAGCTCCTGATGGAGAATTATTTATAGTACGAGCTGTAGACGGAGCTATTTCTATCAACAATACAAAATGCCCAGATTTTATAATAAATTTTGATAATATTGAAAAAAATGATATTTGTATATTGGATGTAGCAAATAATCTAGAAATTCCTTTTAAAGATTTTATATTGAGATCAGGAGATGATATATATACTAAATCAACATTAACTTTAAATCCTGATAAACAATATATACTCAAAATACAACATGCAAATGGTACATACACAGCAAATTTGATTATTGATGAGCAGGCATTACCTTTAGATTTCGAACCATATGCAGATTCTTATCAATATTATACTCCAAGATTTAATTACATGATATTAGCTTTTACAAAACCATTAGATACAAATTTTGATTTATCTAATTTTGTTTTAACCGATCAAAACAATAATATTATTCCATTAGCTAAAGTCGAAAGAGCATGTGGATGCTATGACCAACTAATAATCACACCTAGTGAAAAGCTTGCACCAAATAATACTTATACTTTATCAGTACCTGCTGGTTCTATTAAATCAATTAACAACGAAGTATACAATGAAGATATCATAGTTGAATTCGAGCATGTATTATTTGATTTTGAACCTTATGAAAATTCTTCTTATTATACTTATCAATATAATTACATCAAATTAAATTTTACAAAATCAATAAAAACTCAATTTGATATATCTAATTTTGTTTTAACTGATGAAAACAACAATATAATTTCATTAGATCACATTGAAAGAGCATATGAATGCTATGATATATTGTTAGTCATACCTAGTCAAAGACTTACTCCAAATAAAACTTATACTTTATCAGTATCTGCTGGTTCCGTCAAATCAATTTACAATGAAGTATACGATAAAGATATTATAGTTGATTTTGAATGTATTCAGTAG
- a CDS encoding lectin like domain-containing protein, which yields MYNKKSLFIFFLILSLLFTNLSFGTPSVFAEKNKYPIKYDLRELNRLTPVKEQGSIGSCWALTSIAALESSIKTNESIDYDFSENNLITQLSNNYSDGFDRDADNGGDDALATAYYASWKGPVLETDDPYPESKKAEDIVIRTGKKAAKHVQEVIFLPERKNPLDNDLIKEHIMKYGAISASTWKGTKQTFGKFYDENNFAWYYPYDYMNDEGHGHSVNIIGWDDNYPKENFKITPDGDGAFIAQNTKGSLWGQPNREKNMGGFFYISYYDMMLGTKLDSNIGNSVITRIDSTDNYDHIYQYDPLGYTKSITPNKNNEAWFANNFRINNTKPEALAAVSFYTLDEDLDYTIYMIDNFNGSFNDMKELKKGNISLPGYHTIDLNKQVQLDPKQKVLILVKLKSKNNTTPSIAIESPEGIMSSNAKSHIKQSYIKKSIDWKDLKGIEHNANVCLKMFTNDYPHSQEEMINVSDMKKDVDFLVEWTKTHQPVAKLTGYTEMQKATIEDVYSKINQPMTKKDFYFIINRLFTMMNDGHTSCHFRLYEHEKYLNLPFVWLEEGPIVSDNLGKFMIGDKIISIGGKTPQELEIMFKTQISTENYYWLHTQAPYFINIYSYLKHFDMINDDETVDVVIERQGKNLIIKKEFEMYDEIKTYSYATSRNDNWLEYRIEPKNNLGYFRFDNWPNGEELEILKNKVDAFFNEVATNKINNIVFDLRDNKGGFSQILEYIISYLDTDTVYSQDYIKYFNPPKVSDDILFKGNTYIMTSNRSFSCSVYGTTILKDNGIAKTIGEPTGEMPAFNRHGNGSDGILPATGWKFMMTSYTPNRPLDHDESEISISPDIPAYTTASDLIASRDIQLERMRETARNLPYAFCPKTVNYTADEKIIIKKDSAFYVDKANVIHVDGVINNIWIEDCINHDQINLELEQASDMSIELPKYLEKNKTYHLMIGTKTQTKCVLFDILNKQGVNFEDEYDYVLETTPDAELYIVRAKKSYLVINNNHFNSFIIDDFEKLNKKNIWIEDIKTHEKIYYKKLTLKTGDNIYTKLEKTLLPNKEYVLKIKYDDTEYTAKLNIENKPIKLTLQRHHYVAKYNYIVLSFSKPISSNIKNSGITLIDENGKKYYVKSQRANDCCQILLIVPRMNLKQNKLYTLKIPKGNIKSINNKVYDSEILVEFEYNE from the coding sequence ATGTACAATAAAAAATCACTTTTTATTTTCTTTTTAATTTTAAGTTTATTATTCACAAATCTATCTTTTGGGACACCATCGGTTTTTGCAGAAAAAAATAAATATCCAATAAAGTATGATCTAAGAGAACTAAACAGGTTAACCCCTGTCAAAGAACAAGGAAGCATAGGAAGCTGTTGGGCATTAACTTCAATAGCAGCCTTAGAATCATCTATTAAAACCAATGAAAGCATAGATTATGACTTTTCTGAAAACAATCTGATAACTCAATTGAGTAACAATTATTCTGATGGTTTTGATAGAGATGCAGATAATGGTGGTGATGACGCTTTAGCAACTGCTTATTATGCAAGCTGGAAAGGTCCTGTACTCGAAACAGATGACCCATATCCAGAATCTAAAAAAGCTGAGGATATTGTGATCAGAACTGGTAAAAAAGCTGCTAAACACGTTCAAGAAGTTATCTTCCTTCCCGAAAGAAAAAATCCACTGGATAATGACTTGATTAAGGAACATATTATGAAGTATGGTGCTATTTCTGCATCAACATGGAAAGGTACTAAGCAAACTTTTGGAAAATTTTATGATGAGAATAATTTTGCATGGTACTATCCTTATGACTATATGAATGATGAAGGGCATGGTCATTCAGTAAATATAATTGGATGGGATGATAATTATCCTAAAGAAAACTTTAAAATAACTCCTGATGGAGATGGAGCTTTCATAGCACAGAATACAAAAGGTTCTCTTTGGGGACAGCCAAACAGGGAAAAAAATATGGGTGGATTTTTTTACATATCATATTATGATATGATGCTGGGAACTAAACTAGATTCTAATATAGGTAACTCAGTTATTACAAGAATAGACAGTACAGATAATTATGATCATATATATCAATATGATCCTCTTGGTTATACAAAATCAATAACACCAAATAAAAATAATGAAGCTTGGTTTGCTAATAATTTCAGAATAAATAATACTAAACCTGAAGCACTAGCGGCTGTTAGTTTCTATACATTAGATGAAGATTTAGATTACACAATATATATGATAGATAATTTTAATGGTTCATTTAATGATATGAAAGAGCTTAAAAAAGGGAACATATCATTACCAGGATATCATACTATAGATTTAAATAAACAGGTACAACTAGACCCTAAGCAAAAAGTTTTAATACTTGTTAAATTAAAGTCAAAAAATAACACTACACCATCTATTGCTATTGAATCACCTGAAGGTATAATGTCAAGTAATGCAAAATCACATATCAAACAAAGTTATATTAAAAAATCTATTGATTGGAAAGATTTAAAAGGCATTGAGCATAACGCAAATGTATGCTTGAAAATGTTCACAAATGATTATCCACATTCTCAAGAAGAAATGATAAATGTTAGTGATATGAAAAAGGATGTAGACTTTTTAGTTGAGTGGACAAAAACACATCAACCCGTTGCTAAGTTAACAGGTTATACTGAAATGCAAAAAGCTACAATTGAAGATGTATATTCCAAAATCAATCAACCTATGACTAAGAAAGATTTTTACTTCATCATAAACAGATTATTTACAATGATGAATGATGGTCACACTAGTTGTCACTTTAGGTTATATGAACATGAAAAATATTTAAATCTTCCATTTGTATGGCTTGAAGAAGGTCCTATAGTATCAGATAATCTCGGAAAATTTATGATTGGAGATAAAATAATTAGTATAGGTGGTAAAACTCCTCAAGAGCTTGAGATAATGTTTAAAACTCAAATATCTACTGAAAACTATTATTGGCTTCATACACAAGCACCTTATTTTATTAATATATACAGCTATCTAAAACATTTTGATATGATAAATGATGATGAAACCGTTGACGTTGTAATAGAAAGACAAGGTAAAAACTTAATTATTAAAAAAGAATTTGAAATGTATGATGAAATAAAAACTTATTCATACGCTACATCACGAAATGATAACTGGCTTGAATATCGTATTGAACCAAAGAATAATTTAGGCTACTTTAGATTTGATAATTGGCCTAATGGCGAAGAATTAGAAATTCTTAAAAATAAAGTTGATGCATTCTTTAACGAAGTAGCAACTAATAAAATAAACAATATTGTTTTTGATTTAAGAGATAATAAAGGTGGATTTTCTCAGATTCTTGAATACATAATATCATATTTAGATACAGATACTGTCTATTCTCAGGATTATATAAAATATTTTAATCCTCCTAAAGTATCTGATGATATTTTATTTAAGGGTAATACCTATATAATGACATCTAATAGAAGCTTTAGCTGCTCCGTTTATGGAACTACTATACTTAAAGATAATGGTATAGCTAAAACAATTGGAGAACCAACTGGTGAGATGCCTGCATTTAATAGACATGGTAATGGTTCAGATGGTATATTACCAGCTACAGGTTGGAAATTCATGATGACAAGCTATACACCTAATAGACCTTTAGATCATGATGAAAGCGAAATATCTATTTCCCCTGATATTCCTGCTTACACTACAGCAAGTGACCTCATAGCAAGTAGAGATATTCAGCTAGAAAGAATGAGAGAAACAGCTAGAAACTTACCTTATGCTTTTTGTCCAAAAACTGTTAATTATACTGCTGACGAAAAAATAATAATTAAAAAGGATAGTGCATTTTACGTTGATAAAGCTAATGTTATTCACGTAGACGGTGTAATAAACAACATATGGATTGAAGATTGTATAAATCATGATCAAATAAATTTAGAGCTTGAGCAAGCCAGTGATATGTCTATAGAGCTTCCAAAATATTTAGAAAAAAACAAAACATATCATTTGATGATTGGTACAAAGACGCAAACTAAGTGTGTACTTTTTGATATATTAAACAAGCAAGGAGTTAACTTCGAAGATGAATATGATTATGTATTAGAAACAACTCCTGATGCCGAGTTATATATTGTTCGTGCCAAAAAGTCATATCTAGTAATTAATAATAACCATTTCAATAGTTTTATTATTGATGATTTTGAGAAATTAAACAAAAAAAATATTTGGATAGAAGATATTAAAACTCATGAAAAAATATACTATAAAAAATTAACTTTAAAAACAGGTGATAATATATATACAAAATTAGAAAAAACTCTACTTCCCAATAAAGAATATGTTTTAAAAATAAAATATGATGACACTGAATATACTGCTAAATTAAATATAGAAAACAAACCTATAAAATTAACTCTTCAACGTCATCATTATGTAGCAAAATATAATTATATTGTATTAAGTTTTAGTAAACCTATAAGCTCTAATATAAAAAATTCTGGAATAACACTAATTGATGAAAATGGAAAAAAATATTATGTAAAATCTCAAAGAGCTAATGATTGTTGTCAAATTTTACTAATTGTACCTCGCATGAATCTAAAACAAAATAAATTGTATACTCTAAAAATACCAAAGGGTAATATTAAGTCTATTAATAATAAAGTTTATGATAGTGAAATTCTAGTAGAATTTGAATACAATGAATGA
- a CDS encoding pyridoxal phosphate-dependent aminotransferase, translating into MKHKFISKRYWTDFSTPMGKSCSRTREYHDLINLSLGDPDLTTDERIINAAFEDAKKGHTHYTDALGDLELRGEICRYYKDCYNYEVKSEECMITTSGGHAMWLVLESILDDGDEVIIHAPYYTLYPQQIRLVRGKPIVLNTYEDEEFKVNTERLEKLITNKTKAIMINTPNNPTGTCFSKETLKAIADIAVKYDLIVIADDIYTAFSYDKPFIPITTIGNMKERTITVSSFSKDFCMTGWRIGYVLAPTMIINTMNDVNENNVYTAPSISQRAALHALRMRKEVQPLIIKEYKKRIYYVYDRIKSIPNMSILPPRGSIYAFINIKKTGLSSTEIADRILHEAHVLVLPGNAFGDCGEGYIRIAVSAGIEQLKEAFDRIEEMSIFS; encoded by the coding sequence TTGAAACATAAATTTATTTCTAAAAGGTATTGGACCGATTTTTCTACTCCTATGGGGAAAAGTTGTAGTCGTACGAGAGAATATCATGATTTAATTAATTTAAGCTTAGGAGATCCTGATTTAACAACAGATGAAAGAATTATTAATGCTGCTTTTGAAGATGCTAAAAAAGGTCATACTCACTATACTGATGCTCTTGGGGATTTAGAGTTAAGAGGAGAGATATGTCGTTATTATAAGGATTGTTATAACTATGAAGTTAAATCAGAAGAATGTATGATAACTACAAGTGGTGGACATGCTATGTGGCTTGTTCTAGAATCAATATTAGATGATGGGGATGAGGTAATAATTCATGCACCATATTACACACTATACCCTCAGCAAATCCGATTGGTCAGAGGTAAACCTATTGTACTAAATACTTATGAAGATGAAGAATTCAAGGTAAATACTGAAAGATTAGAAAAATTAATAACAAATAAAACTAAAGCTATAATGATAAATACTCCAAATAATCCAACAGGAACATGTTTTAGCAAAGAAACTTTAAAGGCTATAGCAGATATTGCTGTAAAATATGACCTTATTGTTATAGCAGATGATATTTATACAGCATTTAGCTATGATAAGCCATTTATACCAATAACAACAATAGGTAATATGAAGGAAAGAACAATCACAGTAAGCAGTTTTTCTAAAGATTTTTGTATGACAGGATGGCGTATAGGTTATGTTTTAGCTCCAACAATGATAATAAATACTATGAATGATGTAAATGAAAATAATGTATATACTGCACCATCAATATCACAAAGAGCTGCATTACACGCTTTAAGAATGAGAAAAGAAGTTCAGCCTCTTATAATCAAAGAGTATAAAAAAAGAATTTATTATGTATATGATAGAATTAAAAGCATACCAAACATGTCAATATTGCCGCCAAGAGGAAGTATTTATGCTTTTATAAATATAAAAAAGACAGGTTTAAGTTCTACGGAGATAGCGGATAGAATATTACATGAAGCACATGTATTGGTTCTACCTGGAAATGCGTTTGGAGATTGTGGAGAAGGCTATATAAGAATAGCTGTTTCTGCTGGCATAGAACAATTAAAAGAAGCTTTTGATAGAATAGAAGAGATGAGTATCTTTTCTTAG
- a CDS encoding class I SAM-dependent methyltransferase, which produces MDNNKQEIKEQYIKLWDEVAPTFNEIGPNYWGEFGNRLVELSSINKGTKILDIGMGKGASLFPAIKKVDEEGKVIGIDNSEVMVRETDKIIKRQNINNAEVLYMDADKLEFDDESFDNIIGGFILAYILFSDVKFKEIKRVLKTNGQVSFSYWGVQTDQEWLSDITDKYLPNEDSEKKEDTEEKQESNKQNLNTVKGITQILQDAGFKDIQVFEEVNDVIYRDKNEWWSDMWANAVRAIFQEIKELGDNKFKQFEKDICNGLENFKKEDGKFHFNMPVIYAYGRK; this is translated from the coding sequence ATGGATAACAACAAACAAGAAATTAAAGAACAATATATTAAATTATGGGATGAGGTAGCTCCAACTTTTAATGAAATTGGACCTAATTATTGGGGTGAGTTTGGAAATAGACTAGTTGAGCTTTCTAGTATAAATAAAGGTACAAAAATTTTAGATATTGGAATGGGTAAAGGAGCTTCTTTATTTCCTGCTATTAAAAAAGTTGATGAAGAAGGAAAAGTTATAGGTATAGATAATTCTGAAGTAATGGTTAGAGAAACAGACAAAATAATTAAAAGGCAAAATATTAATAATGCAGAGGTTTTATATATGGATGCTGATAAGCTTGAATTTGATGATGAAAGCTTTGACAATATTATTGGTGGTTTTATATTAGCTTATATTCTTTTTAGTGATGTCAAATTTAAAGAAATAAAACGTGTTCTAAAAACTAATGGACAAGTTAGCTTTAGTTATTGGGGTGTACAAACAGATCAAGAATGGTTATCAGATATAACAGATAAATATTTACCAAATGAAGATAGTGAAAAGAAAGAGGATACAGAAGAAAAGCAAGAATCAAATAAACAAAACTTGAATACAGTTAAAGGTATAACTCAAATTTTACAAGATGCAGGATTTAAAGATATTCAGGTTTTTGAGGAAGTAAATGATGTCATATATAGAGATAAAAATGAATGGTGGAGTGATATGTGGGCAAATGCTGTACGAGCAATATTTCAAGAAATTAAAGAACTAGGAGATAACAAGTTTAAACAATTTGAAAAGGATATTTGTAATGGATTAGAGAATTTTAAAAAAGAAGATGGCAAATTTCATTTTAATATGCCTGTTATATACGCATATGGTAGAAAATAG
- a CDS encoding HutD family protein yields MTYKVEVIRKNEFKVSNWSGGTTTEIAIYPKDALYSERNFLWRISSAKVEAEESVFTSLPNINRIIMIIDGEFVLKHEGHHECLLKPFEQDSFSGSWITKSYGRVTDFNLMTNRECKGELEAVHIANDNVKKIEINNKANGFSKLTQAIYCVNGNINIRIPSNEIFTISKGDAILITSKDTQKNQYFSIYNEDAIESDIIYACIWY; encoded by the coding sequence ATGACTTATAAAGTTGAAGTAATAAGAAAAAATGAATTCAAAGTTAGTAATTGGTCAGGGGGGACAACAACAGAGATAGCAATATATCCAAAGGATGCGTTGTATAGTGAAAGAAATTTTCTTTGGAGGATTAGTTCGGCAAAGGTTGAAGCTGAAGAATCTGTTTTTACAAGTCTACCAAATATAAATAGAATAATTATGATAATTGATGGTGAGTTTGTTTTGAAGCATGAAGGTCATCATGAATGCTTATTAAAGCCATTTGAACAAGATAGCTTTAGCGGTAGTTGGATAACTAAAAGTTATGGTAGAGTAACAGATTTTAATTTGATGACTAACAGAGAATGTAAAGGTGAGTTAGAGGCTGTACATATAGCAAATGATAATGTCAAAAAAATAGAAATAAATAATAAAGCAAATGGATTTTCAAAATTGACTCAAGCAATATACTGTGTAAATGGTAATATAAACATTAGAATTCCATCCAATGAAATATTTACTATAAGTAAAGGAGATGCAATATTAATAACAAGTAAAGATACCCAAAAAAATCAATATTTCAGTATTTATAATGAAGATGCCATAGAATCTGATATAATATATGCTTGTATTTGGTACTAA
- a CDS encoding tryptophan transporter, translated as MNLRKNIFTALLLAVGLILHQITPGVLGSMKFDLMLSFIFVAIFINPTLNNCILTAFIGGLFTSLTTTFPGGQIPNVIDKIVTCFVVLILIKLAQKVSLNKISIGIISFIGTIVSGSVFLYSALLIVGLPAPFKALFLGIVLPTSISNVVITLVIYNVVAYSLKIVNRKASA; from the coding sequence ATGAATTTAAGAAAAAATATTTTTACTGCTTTATTGTTGGCTGTTGGTTTAATACTACATCAAATAACACCTGGTGTTTTAGGTAGTATGAAATTTGATTTAATGTTATCATTTATATTTGTAGCAATATTTATAAATCCAACCTTAAACAATTGTATACTAACTGCTTTTATAGGAGGATTATTTACATCACTGACAACTACTTTTCCTGGTGGGCAAATACCGAATGTAATTGATAAGATTGTGACATGCTTTGTTGTTTTAATTTTAATTAAACTAGCTCAAAAAGTGAGCTTAAATAAGATATCAATAGGTATAATTAGCTTTATAGGAACTATAGTTAGTGGTAGTGTATTTTTATATTCAGCATTGTTGATAGTAGGTCTTCCAGCACCTTTTAAGGCGTTGTTTTTAGGTATAGTGCTTCCTACTTCAATAAGTAATGTTGTTATTACCTTGGTGATATATAATGTTGTTGCTTACAGCTTGAAAATAGTAAATAGAAAGGCATCTGCATAG
- a CDS encoding YjdF family protein yields MNKLTVYFEEPFWVGVFERIENGKLEIAKTVFGSEPKDYEVYEFILSSYYNLRFSKPMSVDMKTTKKINPKRLQRKVRKETQTKGIGTKAQQAINKAREENKLERKISSKEKREREKEIKYQIKHEKKKKKKRGH; encoded by the coding sequence ATGAACAAATTAACAGTCTATTTTGAAGAACCGTTTTGGGTTGGAGTCTTTGAAAGAATTGAAAATGGAAAGCTTGAGATTGCTAAAACTGTATTTGGGAGTGAACCTAAAGATTACGAAGTATATGAATTCATACTTAGTAGTTATTATAATCTCAGATTTAGTAAACCAATGTCAGTAGATATGAAAACTACTAAAAAAATTAATCCCAAAAGACTTCAAAGAAAGGTTCGTAAGGAAACACAAACTAAAGGAATTGGTACCAAAGCTCAACAAGCAATAAATAAAGCTCGTGAAGAAAATAAACTTGAGAGAAAAATATCTTCAAAAGAAAAACGTGAGAGAGAAAAAGAGATTAAATATCAAATTAAGCATGAAAAAAAGAAAAAGAAAAAAAGAGGACATTAA
- a CDS encoding DUF4879 domain-containing protein yields the protein MKKIVSFICVTVLLFALCTASFTASAPPLTQLGMYGVESAQGGAEYITSSTQFSTVNDHGGNPFYIYTYEIGYSQNRIAKLNGSMLNQVGSQAIDLNGDSIIDGYYRIWDASGHTGGTFTYQATSINSPWNTMSTSIYIQ from the coding sequence ATGAAAAAAATAGTAAGTTTCATTTGTGTTACTGTGCTGTTATTTGCATTATGCACGGCAAGTTTTACAGCATCAGCTCCACCATTAACACAATTAGGAATGTATGGGGTTGAATCAGCTCAAGGAGGAGCTGAATACATTACATCATCAACTCAATTTTCTACAGTAAATGACCACGGTGGAAATCCATTTTATATATATACTTATGAAATTGGATACAGTCAAAATCGAATTGCCAAATTAAACGGTTCTATGCTCAATCAGGTTGGCTCACAAGCTATTGATTTAAATGGAGATAGTATAATTGACGGATATTATCGTATATGGGATGCTAGCGGGCATACTGGTGGTACTTTTACCTACCAAGCTACATCTATTAACTCTCCTTGGAATACAATGTCTACTAGTATATATATACAATAA